One part of the Bacillus sp. FJAT-45350 genome encodes these proteins:
- the fdhD gene encoding formate dehydrogenase accessory sulfurtransferase FdhD: MSKNTSIQRKIVRYSEAKLNVVEDEIVTEFPLTILVNNDEFATIVCTPSHLDEMVVGFLASEGIIRMKDDIKDLSIDEGKGFAYVQLHSQQITNQQYYSKRFIGSCCGKSRQFYFQNDVRTAKTSTTKTTITPEDCISLMKNLQESSNMFHQTGGVHNAGLCDSTTMLVSRTDIGRHNAIDKLFGYSIIHKIPVRDKILVFSGRISSEVLTKAAKIGVGIILSKSAPTDLAIQLAEDLNITAVGFIRGSSFNIYSHPERIVLLAEQKKEDTNSE; the protein is encoded by the coding sequence ATGAGTAAAAATACGAGTATACAAAGGAAAATTGTACGTTATAGTGAAGCTAAGTTGAATGTGGTAGAGGATGAAATTGTAACTGAGTTTCCATTAACAATCCTAGTAAACAATGATGAATTTGCAACGATCGTCTGTACGCCGAGTCACCTTGATGAAATGGTGGTTGGTTTTTTGGCATCAGAAGGAATCATTCGTATGAAAGATGATATAAAGGACCTGTCAATTGATGAAGGGAAAGGATTCGCCTATGTCCAATTACATTCACAACAAATAACAAATCAACAATACTATTCTAAAAGATTTATAGGCTCTTGCTGTGGAAAAAGCCGACAGTTTTATTTTCAAAATGATGTACGTACAGCTAAAACATCTACTACTAAAACAACGATTACACCAGAAGATTGCATAAGTTTGATGAAGAACTTACAAGAATCTAGTAATATGTTTCATCAGACTGGTGGAGTACATAATGCTGGGCTATGTGACTCTACTACTATGTTGGTTAGTCGAACAGATATTGGTAGACATAATGCCATAGACAAACTTTTTGGATATAGTATAATTCATAAGATACCCGTACGAGACAAAATACTTGTTTTTAGTGGAAGAATATCTTCTGAGGTTTTAACAAAAGCCGCAAAAATTGGTGTTGGCATTATTTTATCAAAGTCGGCTCCAACTGATTTGGCGATACAACTTGCAGAAGATTTAAATATAACGGCAGTTGGTTTTATCCGTGGTTCGTCCTTTAATATCTATTCTCATCCTGAGCGGATCGTTTTATTAGCAGAACAGAAAAAGGAGGATACGAATAGTGAATAA
- a CDS encoding DUF2294 domain-containing protein codes for MNKYEAEFSNLVRAFRKKHMGKGPSKINTRFCQNWAICEMEGNLSPIEKFIASADEGKQMLRAARTEMVKDLYRKNPPAEMEEFLQCKFVELFVDINIERDLGMSIFVFDEDIEQKFSNK; via the coding sequence ATGAATAAATATGAGGCGGAATTTAGTAACTTAGTACGGGCATTTAGAAAAAAGCACATGGGGAAGGGACCGAGTAAGATTAATACAAGGTTCTGTCAAAACTGGGCGATTTGTGAGATGGAAGGAAACTTATCTCCAATTGAAAAGTTTATAGCAAGTGCAGATGAAGGGAAGCAAATGCTTCGTGCAGCACGTACAGAAATGGTTAAGGATTTGTATCGTAAAAATCCACCAGCAGAAATGGAAGAATTTCTGCAATGCAAATTTGTTGAACTATTCGTAGATATTAATATCGAACGTGATTTAGGAATGTCCATATTCGTTTTTGATGAAGACATTGAACAGAAATTTTCTAATAAGTAG
- a CDS encoding FdhF/YdeP family oxidoreductase — protein sequence MGKTKHTGPMKKSKMPAPKHWVSPIPFGLGKVKPKHIRESFKTVWENKDNLGYAANIITKGVCDGCALGVSGLYDQTLTGPHMCTTRFNVLRLNTMPAIKEEILHADIDELRQYSSTELRKLGRIPYPLIRRPGERKFSRLSWDEAMDMIAKKMKKLDPKQYAFYLTSRGITNESYYVAAKVARFLGTNHIDNASRICHSPSKTALKRSVGVGASTANYQDWIGTDVLLFWGSVASNASPVSTKYMLEAKKKGTKIIVVNPYREPSMDEYWVPSVPESALFGTKVADDFYQVNIGGDIAFMHGIMKHWFEMEEKQHGSAINHSFVKDHVNGYGELKIKVKKQSWDEIIASSGITKERIIELSELLARSKNAVFAWSLGLTMHSFATDNISQVANLALLRGYLGRKYNGLMPFRGHSSVQGSGEMGADPFVLPGGDFKGDNIGRIEKLWGFNLPRWQGDIVGVTLENIVLPKEHERKIKLYYLSGGNFLETMPDPDFVEKALSELDIRVHQDIILNTSTLVDAKEAVIVLPAKTRYEQEGGGTSTSTERMVYFSPEIEGNKNKIEEARTEWKIYVDLAKRVKPDSAHLVDFKNAQEVRNEIAKANPSYEGVQHLKKQGDVFQWGGAWLCEDGICPTADGKGSLITVDIPDLNKKPGDFYITTRRGKQFNSMVYSETDPFNRSERFDVLINEEDAKELSIQEGEGIVVHNQFGVFQGRAKFVSIKRGNLGVHFPEGNFLLPKGRYEKFAGMPDYNIAVKVEKADRFNARKDTKYYEKPINELEETVS from the coding sequence ATGGGGAAAACAAAACATACTGGACCAATGAAAAAATCAAAAATGCCAGCGCCTAAACACTGGGTAAGTCCGATTCCATTTGGTCTTGGCAAAGTGAAGCCAAAGCATATTCGTGAGTCTTTTAAAACAGTCTGGGAGAATAAAGACAATTTAGGTTATGCAGCAAACATTATTACTAAAGGTGTTTGTGATGGCTGTGCACTTGGGGTATCTGGACTATATGATCAAACATTAACAGGACCACATATGTGTACAACAAGGTTTAACGTACTTCGTTTGAACACAATGCCAGCAATTAAAGAGGAAATTCTTCATGCTGATATTGATGAATTACGACAATACTCAAGTACAGAACTAAGAAAACTAGGTCGTATTCCGTATCCTTTAATTCGTCGTCCAGGTGAAAGAAAATTCTCTCGATTATCGTGGGATGAAGCAATGGATATGATCGCGAAGAAAATGAAAAAGCTAGACCCTAAACAATATGCTTTTTACTTAACCTCAAGAGGGATTACAAATGAGTCTTACTATGTAGCAGCGAAAGTAGCTCGTTTTCTAGGAACAAATCATATTGATAATGCCTCTCGTATTTGTCACTCACCAAGTAAGACTGCACTTAAAAGGTCAGTTGGCGTGGGCGCATCTACTGCGAACTATCAAGACTGGATTGGAACGGATGTCCTTTTATTTTGGGGAAGTGTTGCTTCTAATGCATCGCCAGTTTCAACAAAATATATGTTAGAAGCGAAGAAAAAAGGAACAAAAATTATTGTTGTCAATCCTTACAGAGAGCCTTCTATGGATGAATACTGGGTTCCTTCTGTTCCAGAATCAGCACTTTTCGGTACAAAAGTTGCTGATGATTTCTATCAAGTAAACATAGGTGGAGATATTGCGTTCATGCACGGAATTATGAAGCACTGGTTTGAAATGGAAGAGAAGCAACATGGCTCTGCTATTAATCACTCATTTGTTAAGGACCATGTAAATGGTTATGGAGAGCTAAAAATTAAAGTCAAAAAACAATCATGGGATGAGATTATTGCATCATCAGGAATCACGAAAGAAAGAATTATTGAATTATCAGAGCTATTAGCTAGAAGTAAAAACGCGGTGTTTGCTTGGTCACTAGGTTTAACAATGCATTCTTTTGCAACTGATAATATCTCACAAGTGGCAAACTTAGCCCTTTTACGTGGTTACTTAGGTCGTAAATATAACGGATTAATGCCATTCCGTGGTCACTCATCTGTTCAAGGTAGTGGTGAAATGGGAGCTGATCCATTTGTATTACCAGGTGGAGACTTTAAAGGTGATAACATCGGTCGAATTGAAAAGTTATGGGGCTTTAATTTACCTAGATGGCAAGGGGATATTGTTGGGGTAACACTTGAAAATATCGTTCTTCCAAAGGAACACGAACGTAAAATCAAACTTTATTATTTATCTGGCGGTAACTTCTTAGAAACAATGCCTGACCCTGATTTCGTTGAAAAGGCATTATCTGAATTAGATATTCGCGTTCATCAAGATATCATTTTAAACACGTCAACCCTCGTTGATGCGAAAGAAGCAGTCATTGTCTTACCTGCAAAAACACGCTATGAGCAAGAGGGCGGGGGTACATCAACATCAACTGAACGCATGGTATACTTCTCTCCTGAAATTGAAGGCAATAAAAACAAAATTGAAGAAGCACGTACTGAATGGAAGATTTACGTAGATTTGGCGAAGCGAGTGAAACCAGATAGTGCTCATTTAGTAGATTTTAAAAATGCACAAGAAGTCCGTAACGAAATAGCAAAAGCAAATCCGAGCTATGAAGGAGTCCAGCATCTGAAAAAGCAAGGTGACGTGTTCCAATGGGGTGGTGCATGGTTATGTGAGGACGGTATTTGCCCAACAGCAGATGGAAAAGGTAGCTTAATTACAGTTGATATACCAGACTTAAATAAGAAGCCTGGTGACTTCTATATTACAACAAGACGTGGTAAGCAGTTTAACTCAATGGTCTATAGTGAAACCGACCCATTTAACCGCTCTGAGCGTTTTGATGTGTTAATTAATGAAGAAGATGCTAAGGAGTTAAGTATCCAAGAGGGTGAAGGGATCGTCGTTCACAACCAATTTGGTGTATTCCAAGGACGCGCGAAATTTGTTTCTATTAAAAGAGGGAATCTGGGCGTTCATTTCCCAGAAGGTAACTTCCTACTACCGAAAGGACGCTACGAGAAATTTGCCGGCATGCCAGATTACAATATTGCTGTAAAAGTAGAGAAAGCGGACCGTTTTAATGCACGTAAAGATACTAAGTATTACGAAAAACCAATTAATGAATTAGAAGAAACAGTAAGCTAA
- the moaA gene encoding GTP 3',8-cyclase MoaA: MVNNQPILDKLERPLRDLRISVTDKCNFRCSYCMPAELFGSDYPFLQRKELLSFEEIERLTKIFVQSLGVRKIRITGGEPLMRRNLPELIHMIHEIDGVEDIAMTTNASLLPQYAIQLREAGLKRVSISLDSLDNELFKKINGRDVSVETVLAGIDAASNAGLQVKINMVVKRGMNEKEVVPMAKFFREKGPILRFIEFMDVGNTNEWKLDDVYSKQQIIEDINKVMPLSPISQNYTGEVAKRYKYNDSDGEIGVISSVTDAFCGSCNRARLSADGKLYTCLFSSVGHDIREPVRSTMTDIEVANYLQSIWNKRDDRYSEDREQLQATRKKVEMSHIGG, translated from the coding sequence ATAGTGAATAATCAACCGATACTAGATAAATTAGAACGTCCCTTAAGAGATTTACGAATCTCTGTAACTGATAAATGTAATTTTCGCTGTAGTTATTGTATGCCTGCTGAATTATTTGGCTCGGATTACCCTTTTCTTCAGCGCAAAGAGCTCCTTTCATTTGAAGAAATTGAACGTTTAACAAAAATATTTGTACAATCCCTCGGGGTTAGGAAAATTCGTATTACAGGTGGAGAACCGTTAATGCGACGGAATTTACCCGAATTAATCCACATGATTCATGAAATTGATGGTGTCGAGGATATTGCAATGACAACAAATGCCTCTCTTCTACCTCAATATGCAATACAATTGAGAGAAGCTGGTTTAAAGCGTGTTTCTATAAGCCTCGATTCACTAGACAATGAATTATTTAAAAAGATTAACGGTAGAGATGTATCTGTGGAAACTGTACTAGCTGGTATTGATGCAGCTAGTAATGCAGGTCTACAAGTTAAAATTAATATGGTTGTAAAACGTGGAATGAATGAAAAAGAAGTTGTTCCGATGGCAAAATTCTTTCGTGAAAAGGGACCTATACTACGTTTTATCGAGTTTATGGATGTTGGGAATACTAACGAATGGAAACTTGATGATGTTTATTCGAAGCAACAAATTATAGAAGATATTAACAAAGTTATGCCCCTCTCCCCTATTTCTCAAAACTATACTGGTGAAGTAGCGAAGCGTTATAAATATAATGATTCTGATGGAGAAATTGGCGTTATATCATCTGTGACAGATGCATTCTGTGGTAGCTGCAATCGTGCTCGCTTATCTGCAGATGGAAAACTATATACATGCTTGTTCTCTTCGGTTGGCCACGACATTAGAGAGCCAGTACGTTCAACAATGACAGACATAGAAGTTGCCAACTACTTACAATCTATCTGGAATAAACGAGATGATCGGTATTCGGAAGACCGAGAACAACTTCAAGCTACAAGGAAAAAGGTTGAAATGTCCCATATTGGCGGTTAG
- a CDS encoding group-specific protein — protein MSSCKLDHPVEDVRKKLADQKTFLPVELVEGTSKLLDQGPSQQVLNEVFHLLKKYDLSSKEEQQSRNEQLKKYI, from the coding sequence ATGAGTTCATGTAAATTAGACCATCCGGTAGAAGATGTTCGTAAAAAGCTTGCTGATCAGAAAACGTTTTTACCTGTAGAATTAGTTGAAGGTACGTCAAAACTATTAGATCAAGGACCTTCTCAACAAGTGTTAAATGAAGTATTTCACCTTCTTAAGAAATACGATTTATCATCTAAGGAAGAACAACAATCACGAAATGAGCAATTGAAGAAGTATATATAA
- a CDS encoding L-lactate MFS transporter has translation MGKVKNRWLIALAAVGIHISIGSVYAWSVFTNPLQEQFGWSLSAISLTFSIAIIFLGLSAAFMGHFVEKHGPRKSGLVSAIFFGVGLIGSGIAINMGSLTLFYITYGALGGIGLGVGYITPVSTLIKWFPDRRGLATGLAIMGFGFAAMIASPIMANLISSVGIANTFFILGAVYFTIMIASALYLERPPEGWLPEGMKQQVESGVKKPLADLSQLTANQAIKTKRFWYLWVMLFINVTCGIAVLSVASPMAQEIAGLSAAAAATMVGIMGLFNGVGRLGWASISDYIGRPNVYTTFFVIQIVSFFVLPSITHAIMFQAVLFLILTCYGGGFASIPAYIGDLFGTRQLGAIHGYILTAWSCAGLAGPIIASWVRETTDSYAGTLYIFAGMFVIALIVSVVIRVDINQLRMKNESEKLAS, from the coding sequence ATGGGTAAAGTAAAAAATCGCTGGCTAATTGCCCTAGCAGCTGTAGGTATACATATTTCAATCGGTTCTGTCTATGCATGGAGTGTTTTTACAAATCCATTGCAAGAGCAGTTCGGCTGGAGCTTAAGTGCTATTTCGTTAACTTTTAGCATTGCTATTATCTTTTTAGGATTATCTGCCGCGTTCATGGGGCACTTTGTTGAAAAACACGGTCCCCGTAAATCAGGGTTAGTGTCAGCAATCTTTTTTGGTGTTGGATTAATAGGTTCAGGTATTGCTATCAATATGGGGAGCCTAACATTATTTTATATTACTTACGGAGCTTTAGGTGGTATTGGTTTAGGTGTCGGCTACATAACTCCTGTATCAACACTAATCAAGTGGTTCCCAGACCGACGTGGGTTAGCAACTGGTCTTGCAATTATGGGCTTTGGATTTGCGGCCATGATTGCTAGTCCAATTATGGCAAACTTGATTAGTTCTGTTGGGATAGCCAATACATTCTTTATTTTAGGCGCGGTATATTTCACAATCATGATTGCTTCTGCTCTTTATTTAGAAAGACCACCTGAAGGCTGGTTGCCAGAAGGAATGAAGCAACAAGTAGAATCAGGTGTAAAAAAACCTTTAGCTGATTTATCTCAATTAACTGCAAATCAAGCAATTAAAACAAAACGATTCTGGTATTTATGGGTTATGTTATTCATTAACGTAACATGTGGTATTGCCGTTCTTTCAGTAGCATCACCGATGGCACAAGAAATTGCAGGACTTTCTGCAGCAGCAGCTGCGACAATGGTTGGTATTATGGGTCTATTCAATGGTGTTGGACGACTTGGCTGGGCGTCAATCTCTGATTACATTGGGCGACCAAATGTGTATACAACATTTTTTGTCATTCAAATCGTATCATTTTTCGTGTTACCTAGTATTACACATGCCATCATGTTTCAAGCGGTGCTTTTCTTAATCTTAACATGCTACGGTGGAGGATTCGCTTCTATTCCAGCTTATATTGGAGACTTATTTGGTACGAGACAACTTGGAGCAATTCATGGTTACATTTTAACTGCATGGTCATGTGCAGGACTAGCTGGCCCAATTATCGCTTCATGGGTACGTGAAACAACAGATAGTTATGCAGGTACATTATATATCTTTGCTGGAATGTTTGTTATTGCTCTAATTGTTTCAGTAGTCATTCGAGTGGATATTAATCAATTACGGATGAAAAATGAATCTGAAAAATTAGCAAGTTGA
- a CDS encoding FAD-dependent oxidoreductase gives MNNNETNHQWDKQPEPYWRKNIDIASFDSLNEDVTVDVGIVGGGITGITTAYLLSKEGVKVALIDSDPILNGTTGHTTAKVTTQHGVIYDELIQHFGLEKTQQYYQANDKARGFIKDTIQLLRIDCDWEEQDAYIYTNQEKELSKLTKEAQAYEKLNISGRIVPSMPLDIPMISALVMDKQAQFHPLKYLFPLTQKILEAGGKIYENTTALDIEETATYANIITSKGHNVRCEKVISCSHYPFNDGNGLYFTRLHAERSYVVAMKSNKPYPGGMYLSSESPSRSVRTTPIGDDNLLLIGGEGHKTGQGINTMKHYEALADFGKEVLGLTDIHTRWSAQDIYTLDNVPYVGQMTSTNDTILVATGYRKWGMTNGTAAAMMLKELIINGKNPYEETFTPSRFKADPSIKTFVTQNTDVAVEFVKGKVGLGQIHPEQVKNGEAAHVSINGQKTCAYRDDNGELHLVDATCKHLGCEVEWNEGEKTWDCPCHGSRYTIQGDIVNGPTVEPLDERKID, from the coding sequence ATGAATAACAATGAAACAAATCATCAATGGGACAAACAGCCTGAACCATACTGGAGAAAAAATATAGATATCGCCTCTTTCGATTCCTTAAATGAAGATGTAACAGTAGATGTTGGGATTGTAGGTGGAGGAATTACAGGTATCACTACTGCTTATTTACTCAGTAAAGAAGGCGTAAAAGTTGCTTTAATTGACTCAGATCCAATTTTAAATGGCACGACAGGTCATACAACTGCAAAAGTTACAACACAGCATGGTGTTATTTACGATGAGTTAATACAGCATTTTGGATTAGAAAAAACGCAACAATACTACCAAGCTAACGATAAAGCGCGTGGATTTATTAAAGATACAATTCAACTACTAAGGATTGACTGTGATTGGGAGGAACAAGACGCTTACATATATACGAATCAAGAGAAAGAGTTAAGCAAGCTAACAAAAGAAGCACAAGCTTATGAAAAATTAAATATTAGTGGAAGAATCGTTCCTTCTATGCCACTTGATATACCAATGATTTCAGCACTTGTCATGGATAAACAAGCCCAATTTCATCCGTTAAAATACTTATTCCCTCTTACGCAGAAAATTCTTGAAGCTGGAGGTAAAATTTATGAAAATACGACTGCCCTTGACATTGAGGAAACCGCAACTTACGCCAACATCATTACAAGCAAGGGTCATAATGTTAGATGCGAAAAAGTTATCTCATGCTCTCATTACCCGTTTAATGATGGAAATGGACTTTATTTCACCAGACTTCATGCTGAGCGTTCTTATGTTGTAGCAATGAAATCAAACAAGCCTTACCCTGGAGGAATGTATCTTAGCTCTGAAAGCCCGAGTCGTTCTGTACGTACAACTCCGATTGGAGATGATAATCTACTACTCATCGGTGGCGAAGGCCATAAAACAGGACAAGGAATAAACACAATGAAGCATTATGAAGCACTTGCTGACTTCGGAAAAGAAGTTCTAGGACTAACGGATATTCACACACGCTGGTCTGCTCAAGATATCTATACTTTAGACAATGTCCCTTATGTTGGTCAGATGACTTCAACGAATGACACTATCCTTGTCGCAACTGGATACCGTAAATGGGGTATGACAAATGGAACAGCTGCTGCGATGATGCTTAAAGAGTTAATCATTAATGGCAAGAACCCATATGAAGAAACATTTACACCGTCAAGATTTAAAGCAGATCCGAGTATTAAAACATTTGTAACACAGAATACGGATGTAGCAGTTGAATTTGTAAAAGGAAAAGTTGGTTTAGGACAAATCCACCCCGAGCAAGTTAAAAATGGTGAAGCTGCTCATGTAAGTATTAATGGCCAAAAAACATGTGCTTATCGGGATGATAATGGTGAACTACATTTAGTTGATGCTACTTGTAAGCACCTTGGCTGTGAGGTTGAATGGAATGAAGGAGAAAAAACATGGGATTGCCCTTGCCATGGCTCGAGGTACACGATTCAAGGCGATATAGTAAATGGTCCCACGGTTGAACCTTTGGATGAACGAAAAATAGACTAA